The following nucleotide sequence is from Bacteroidota bacterium.
TTACAAAAAAATATTCAGTTAATTACGTTGCGTAATTTAATCTTTCCAAAATCAAAACTTGGGAATAGGACGTTAGACCAAATTCCAAAAACATATCCGGTACGGGTTGTTTCTTTCATAATCCGCCATCCGATTGCATCATTTATGAGTTTAGCGGCAGCGTTTGTATTCGGTTTACTTTTAATGACCCCGAAAACCGATATCAAAGATGAAAAACCAGAATATTCGAGGGCAAAGGATGAATTCCTTGTTGTGTACAATAAGAATGGTGAAGAATTGTGGAGAAAACATATAGGAATAGGGTATGATTTGGAAAAATTGCGCGTTCAAGAACCTGGCTTCGATCCGGATAACTACCTGCAAACCGTTGATGTTGATGGAGACGGGAAGAAAGAGGTAGTAGCAATATTTGGCATGCTGAGTGAATGGCAACCAAAAAATGCAATTTATTGCTATACACCCGATGGTGATGAGCGATGGACATACAAATTTAACCGTCAAATGACATTTGGGAACAATGTATTCGATGATACATATCAGTTTGGAAAATTTTTAGTTGGAGATTTTGAGAAAAATGGATCTTTTGAAATTATTGCATATATTCATCATGGTGGCTGGTATCCGACAGCAATAATTAAAATTGATGCTGCAGAAGGAAAACTACTTAACGAATATTGGCATAGCGGAAATATTCATGGGCTGATTAACAGAGATTTAAACAACGATGGTATAGAAGAAATTATTGCAACAGGTGAAAACAACGGATTTAATTTGGCTTCCTTATTTGTCTTAGACCCCCTAAATTTTCAGGGACACTCACCTGCACCGGAAGAATATACACCAAAGGATATCTCAATAGGCAACGAAAAGTATTATTTACTAATTAATCGAACTGATTTTAAAAAATATGCATCGCATCCAAGAAACAGAGTGCGGGGTATGAGATTCACTTCGGATGGCGATTTGATTGTAAGCGTAACTGAAGAAATTGATAAAACGGAATACAGTTGCATATATCTTTTCGACCAAACTTTAAAATGCATTAGTATAGATGGTGAGGATAAATTTGTAACTCTACACAACAAATACGTGGCAGATGGAAGACTGAGCAAGAAATTAGACGAACAGTATTTTGAAGATTTGAGGAAAGGTATTCGATATTGGGATGGAGAAAAGTTTGTGAATTATACTACTATGAATAAAAAATACTTAACATCCCAAAACAATAAACTATTACCGTAGCGGTGTTTATTTGTACTACTCACCTTCAAGGCAGATTCTGAATGGTAGGTGAGTCGCACTTGTTTCCAAAAATATTTTTTTAAGCAAAATAGCCGAATTTACATTGAAAAAGCAATGTTTGTTCGGCTTTTGCATTTTTATTTGAAAAATTTTCTGCAAGATTAGGTAAGTGTGCGTATATACAAGTGTATCTATTTTAATTGTTAAAATATTAATAAAACTATCAACCCTATAATTCACAAGGAGTTAACATTATGAAACCACTCGCAATTATTTTTTCACTTTTTGCATTGATATGCATTTCATCTGCAAACACAATCATCGTTGATATTAACGGCGGCGGGCAATACACAAGCATCAATACCGCTATTATTAATGCTTCTAGCAATGATACAATTAAAGTATGGCCCGGGACATACAACGAGCCAGTGACACTAAATAAAAATGTCGTACTTATGGGTTCTGGGTATGAAAATACTCGTATTATTGGCAATTATAATCCCGTCGTTACGATAAGTGCAGGTACAATACAATGGTTTGCTATTACTTCAACGGGTGGAGATGGGATAAAATTAAATGCCGGTATTGTTAAGAATTGCGTCATTGTTGGTTGTGGAAGATACGGTATTCTCTATTCCACAGGAACTACTGCCGCATACGTGAACAACTGTGTTATCTACGCTAATGGGTCATATGGCATCTATCATGATGGATTATCTTCAACCACAGGTAGTCTTTACGCTGTAAACTGTATCTCGAGGTTAAATGCTCAGATAGGTTTCGTCAAGCCAAGTTATTCCTACGGCTACTTCTACGTTTCATACTGTAACGGCACCACATCGGTCACCACCGGTAACCAAGGCAACGTGAACTGCGATCCTCCGTTCAATTCTCCTCCGCTGGATTTCCATATTGGAGAAAACACTTCTTGTTCATGGAATACTGGTAATCCTTCGTTGAATGACCCTGATGGATCACGAAGCGATATGGGATATTTCGGTGGACCCGACTGCCCTATCTATCCCGTTGTTACTGAAATCATTATTACCCCCGGCGGTAATACAATCAATCTCCAGGCAAAAGGTCGAGCGAACTATTAAGGAGACCAGAAAATGAAAACAATATTAATAATATTAATGCTCTTCTGCATCGGTGCTACTTCTGCTATTGCTCAATACAATAGGAACCA
It contains:
- a CDS encoding pectinesterase family protein — its product is MKPLAIIFSLFALICISSANTIIVDINGGGQYTSINTAIINASSNDTIKVWPGTYNEPVTLNKNVVLMGSGYENTRIIGNYNPVVTISAGTIQWFAITSTGGDGIKLNAGIVKNCVIVGCGRYGILYSTGTTAAYVNNCVIYANGSYGIYHDGLSSTTGSLYAVNCISRLNAQIGFVKPSYSYGYFYVSYCNGTTSVTTGNQGNVNCDPPFNSPPLDFHIGENTSCSWNTGNPSLNDPDGSRSDMGYFGGPDCPIYPVVTEIIITPGGNTINLQAKGRANY